A window of Kineococcus rhizosphaerae genomic DNA:
TTGCCGTGGCCGAAGATGCCGAACACCCCGCCGAAGAACTGCTGCCGCACGCCGTCGCGTTCGGTGAACTGCGCCTGCAGGAAACGCACGACGGCCTGCGAGACCGTCAGCCGCACCGTCGGCACGGCCGGGTTCGGGGGTACTGCGCTCATCGGTCTCTCTCAGTTCTCGGCGTCGACGGGGGCGGAGTAGAAGGGCAGGCGCGCGTCGACGCTCTGCCCCTCCCAGGTCGATCGCACCCAGCCGTGGGCGGGATCGTCGCAGATCTTCCAGGCCCGTTCGTCCTCGGGCCCGGCCATCACGTTCAGGTAGTACATGTCGTAGGCCGGCGAGGCCACGGACGGGCCGTGCCAGCCGTGCGGGAGCAGCACGACGTCGCCGTCGTGCACCTCCTCGAGGATGTCCAGCGGTCGCTCGTCGTCGCCGTACGCCTGCTGCAGCCCCAGCCCGCCGGGGACGGTGGGCACCCCGGCGGGGGCCAGCGAGCGGAAGGAGTAGTAGTAGATCTCCTCCAGCTCGCTCTCGGTCTCGCTGGAGCGGTCGTGGCGGTGCGGCGGGTACGAGGACCAGTTCCCACCGGGGGTGAGGACCTCGCAGGCGATGAGCTTGTCGGTCTCGAACGCCGCCGGGGTGGCGAAGTTGTTGACCTGCCGGCTCATCTGGCCGGCCCCGCGCAGTTCGACGGAGACCCCCGAGGCGGGGCCGTAGCGGGGGGGCAGGCGGCGTGACGCCCGTGCGCCCGGGAACGAGAACACGCCGCCTGCGGCACTGTGGACCGTCAGCTCGCTGTCGCGGCCGACGTACGCGAAGTCGCTCACGCCGTCGAACACGCTGGTGCGGCCGACGAGGTCGAACGTCTCGCCCTCGACCGTCACCGACCCGGACCCGGACAGCGGCAGGACGATGAGCTCGTCCTGCACCGTCGCGAACGTGCGCGAGGCACCGGGTTCGAGGGTCAGCACACGCAGGCTGGAGTATCCCCAGCCCGCGGACTCGGGCGTCACGACGAGGTCGAAACCATCCGTCGCCCCGGTTCCGGCGGGCACGTACAACGTCGGGTCGGACACGTCGGGACTCCTAGCGGACGAGCGAGACGGCGGTCTTGACGGCGGACTCGACGTCGCCGTCCGGCGGGTAGAGCAGCGTGCGCCCCACCGTCAGGCCCCGGACCGAGGGCAGCGCGAGCGCCTTGCGCCACGTCGCGAACGTCTCCTCCGGGGAGGTCGTGGGGTCCCCGCCGAGCAGCAGCGTCGGGAACGTCGTCGACTCCATGACGCGTTCCATGTCGTCGACCACGGGGATCTTCAGCCACGTGTACGCCGTGGTGCGGCCCAGGGCCTGCGCGACGTTGATGGACTTGACGACGCCCTCGGCGGACAGGTCGTGGACGACCTTGCCGTCCTTCACCGACGACCAGAACGGCTCGATCATCGCGACGAGCCTGCGCGCGGCGAGCTCGCTGATCGCGTCGGCCGAGGCCGTCAGCGTCGGCAGGGTCCCCGCGTCGTCGAGGGCGATGCGGGTGAGGAACTTGCCGCCGTCGAGGTTCATGTCCTCGATGGCCTGCGCGTCGTACCCCGTGAACCGGTCGTCGAGCTCGAACGTGGCGCCCTGCAGGCCGCCGCGGTTCATGGAGCCGAAGACGACCTTGCCCTCCAGCGCCCCGAGGAGGGTGAGGTCCTCGATGATGTCGGCCGAGCCGAGCAGCCCGTCGACGCCGGGGACCGCCAGGGCCACCCGGAGGCGGTCCAGCAGCTCGGTCCGGTCGGCCATCGCCATGGGGTTCTTCCCGACGCCGTTGGCCCCGCGGGCGGGGTGGTCGGCGGCGACGACCATGAGCCGGCCGTCGTCCTCCAGCAGCGGGCGACGGCGGCGGGCCCGGGAGAGCTCGGCGATGCGCTCGGGGTGGCGGGCGCGGATCTCGGCGACCTCGGCGTAGTCCCGGGCGAACTGCGGGGCGGAACCGTTCTGGTCAGGCACGGGCTGCGACCTCCTCGAGCAGGGCGTCCACCTCGGCGGTGTACGGCATGGCGGTGGAGCACTCGCGGCGGGTGGCCACGATGGCCCCGGCGGCGTTGGCGAAGCGCAGCACGCGCTCGAGGTCCCACCCCGACAGCAGCCCGTGGACCAGGGCGCCGCCGAAGCCGTCACCGGCGCCCAGGCCGTTGATGACCGCGACGGGCGTCGGGGGGACCTCGACGAACTCGGTGCCGCCGTCGGCGGTGCGGGTCGCGCCCAGCACACCGCGCGGGCCCTGCTTCACGATCGCGATCTCGACCCCGGCGTCCAGGAGCGCCTGCGCGGCCCGGCGGGGTTCGGTCTCGCCGACGGCGACCTCGCACTCCTCCTTGTTGCCCACCGCGACGGTGACGTGGGGCAGGGCCCTGCGCACCTGCTCGGTCGCCAGCTCGGGCGAGGCCCAGAACATCGGGCGGTAGTCGAGGTCGAGGACCGTGAAGGGCTTGCGGGCCCGGGCCTGCCAGGCGGCGAAGTGCGCCCCGCGGCTCGGTTCCTCCGACAGGCCCGTGACCGTCGCCCAGAAGACCCCCGCGCCGCGGATGGCGTC
This region includes:
- the iolB gene encoding 5-deoxy-glucuronate isomerase, yielding MSDPTLYVPAGTGATDGFDLVVTPESAGWGYSSLRVLTLEPGASRTFATVQDELIVLPLSGSGSVTVEGETFDLVGRTSVFDGVSDFAYVGRDSELTVHSAAGGVFSFPGARASRRLPPRYGPASGVSVELRGAGQMSRQVNNFATPAAFETDKLIACEVLTPGGNWSSYPPHRHDRSSETESELEEIYYYSFRSLAPAGVPTVPGGLGLQQAYGDDERPLDILEEVHDGDVVLLPHGWHGPSVASPAYDMYYLNVMAGPEDERAWKICDDPAHGWVRSTWEGQSVDARLPFYSAPVDAEN
- a CDS encoding Cgl0159 family (beta/alpha)8-fold protein, producing MPDQNGSAPQFARDYAEVAEIRARHPERIAELSRARRRRPLLEDDGRLMVVAADHPARGANGVGKNPMAMADRTELLDRLRVALAVPGVDGLLGSADIIEDLTLLGALEGKVVFGSMNRGGLQGATFELDDRFTGYDAQAIEDMNLDGGKFLTRIALDDAGTLPTLTASADAISELAARRLVAMIEPFWSSVKDGKVVHDLSAEGVVKSINVAQALGRTTAYTWLKIPVVDDMERVMESTTFPTLLLGGDPTTSPEETFATWRKALALPSVRGLTVGRTLLYPPDGDVESAVKTAVSLVR
- the iolC gene encoding 5-dehydro-2-deoxygluconokinase — protein: MGRVGVDIYPLQDNVGLEDVETFGKYLGGSATNVAVAAARHGRSAAVITRTGHDAFGTFIHKALAGFGVSDRFVTAVEDLNTPLAFCEIYPPDNFPLLFYRQPTAPDLQIRAEELDLDAIRGAGVFWATVTGLSEEPSRGAHFAAWQARARKPFTVLDLDYRPMFWASPELATEQVRRALPHVTVAVGNKEECEVAVGETEPRRAAQALLDAGVEIAIVKQGPRGVLGATRTADGGTEFVEVPPTPVAVINGLGAGDGFGGALVHGLLSGWDLERVLRFANAAGAIVATRRECSTAMPYTAEVDALLEEVAARA